A section of the Castanea sativa cultivar Marrone di Chiusa Pesio chromosome 12, ASM4071231v1 genome encodes:
- the LOC142620819 gene encoding aspartic proteinase CDR1-like, with protein sequence MASLHSVPYLVALVTTFSIVILCSLSLIEASNEGFSVELMHRDSPKSPLYDPSETPQQRLANALRRSINRVNHFRPTSSFSTNALDSEIISNEGEYLMQYAVGTPPVQVFGIADTGSDLTWLQCRPCTKCYNQTSPIFDPAKSSTYKIVPCISPQCDNVQGSCVGSNCEYIVSYGDGSTSVGDLALDTVKLGSTASFPKTIIGCGHDNSGIFGAKGSGIVGLGSSAPSLVSQLRTSIAGKFSYCLIPFDKPDAKSKLNFGTNAVVSGPGAVTTPLATNQNNDYYTLTLEAISVGPTKITSTSAKAAGGNIIIDSGTTLTFLPSDLYTGFEAALKAQIKLAVVKDPNKTFSLCFDSPESTFKVPTIIAHFTGGADVTLSAINTFIGDKTMSCMAFIPAGDSIAIFGNLAQADQLVGYDIVKKTVSFKPTDCTKA encoded by the coding sequence ATGGCATCTCTACACTCAGTTCCTTACTTGGTTGCATTGGTAACAACATTCTCCATTGTCATTCTTTGTAGCTTATCTCTCATCGAGGCTTCCAATGAGGGCTTTAGCGTGGAGCTAATGCACCGCGATTCTCCAAAATCTCCCCTCTATGACCCTTCAGAAACTCCCCAACAACGGTTAGCCAATGCTTTGCGTCGTTCCATTAACCGAGTCAATCATTTTAGGCCAACTTCTTCATTCTCTACCAATGCACTTGATTCTGAAATAATCTCAAATGAAGGTGAATACCTCATGCAATACGCTGTCGGTACACCACCAGTCCAAGTGTTCGGAATTGCTGACACGGGCAGTGATTTGACTTGGCTACAGTGTAGGCCTTGCACTAAATGCTACAACCAAACATCTCCAATTTTTGATCCTGCAAAGTCAAGCACATATAAAATAGTTCCATGCATTTCACCCCAATGTGATAATGTACAAGGATCTTGCGTAGGCTCTAATTGCGAATATATCGTGTCCTATGGCGATGGATCTACCTCAGTTGGAGACCTTGCTCTCGACACTGTCAAACTGGGATCAACTGCAAGTTTCCCTAAAACTATCATAGGATGTGGACATGACAACTCTGGAATTTTTGGTGCAAAAGGTTCTGGGATTGTTGGCCTTGGAAGCAGCGCGCCTTCTCTTGTTTCCCAGTTGAGAACTTCTATTGCTGGCAAATTCTCCTACTGCTTGATTCCATTTGACAAACCTGATGCCAAAAGCAAATTGAATTTCGGTACTAATGCCGTGGTATCAGGTCCTGGAGCTGTGACTACTCCCTTAGCCACCAATCAAAATAACGACTATTACACCCTAACACTTGAAGCAATTAGTGTTGGCCCAACAAAAATCACCTCGACTTCTGCCAAAGCAGCAGGGGGCAATATTATCATTGATTCAGGCACAACATTGACATTTTTGCCGTCAGACTTGTACACCGGTTTTGAAGCAGCATTAAAAGCCCAAATTAAATTAGCAGTCGTTAAAGACCCGAATAAAACCTTCAGTCTTTGCTTCGACTCCCCCGAATCTACTTTTAAAGTTCCAACTATCATAGCTCATTTCACCGGCGGTGCAGATGTGACGCTGAGTGCGATCAACACTTTCATTGGAGATAAAACAATGTCGTGCATGGCTTTCATTCCTGCAGGTGACTCAATCGCCATTTTCGGTAACTTGGCCCAAGCTGATCAGTTGGTAGGCTATGATATTGTCAAGAAAACTGTATCCTTCAAGCCAACGGATTGCACCAAGGCTTAA